A region of the Streptomyces sp. NBC_00442 genome:
CTTGGCCCGGTACGGCCGGGTGTACGGAAGGAGTCATGATGATGTATCGGTCCCTCTCGTCCGGTGGACCGCCCGCCCCCGGGCGGTCCGGCTGAGTTTCCGGTAACGAAAAGGGGGCTCTCACGCCGGTCATGACGGCATGGCACACCGCACTCCTCGGGTGAGCCGGCATTGCTGGCCGCGCGGCCCGTTCTCCGGCCCGCACAGGGCGAAGGCCGGTCACGGTACCCCCCTACCGCGCCCCGCTCCGGTATTCGTCGCGACGCTCGAAACCTCCCCCGGTGTCGCTTTGCATGAGGGACCGGTGCGGATGGATGTAGACGGTATTGATGATGGGGACTGTAGGGCAAGGGCTGAAGCCGGGCCTTACTTTTCTGTGATGTGCACCGGATTTTTCCGATCGAGCCCGGAGCCCTTCACCTCCGTTCCCGCGTGAAGTCGAGCAACAGCCCGTACAGGAAAAGGAGAAGGCCGATCGCGCGAGAGATTCCCGGCGGCGCAGCAGGAACGCGAGGGCCTCGGCCGGCGTGGCCACCAGGTGGAAGAGTGCGAGCGGGCGCGCGGCGGGGAGTCCGGGGCGAAGGGGATCAGGGCCGCGCCGGTGGCCGAAACGGTCAGCGCCGCTCCCGCGAGGCCGGGCAGCACATCGGCGCCCAGGAGCGCACTCCCTGCCGGTCTGTCACTGATGGTCTGCATTGGCGACGGTTCCCCCCGATGCGCCGGATGCGAGGCTTCAATGTGGCGCAGTCCGGACAGTCCCGTCAAGACGGCGATTCGCTTGCGGTGAACGGATCTTGACGCATCGTCAGCGGAGTGTGGCGCTCCGGTGAAGGATTACTCGCGAGTTGCTGACGGATCACCGGATAAGCGCAGATGTCCCTCCGATGTTCTTGGCATGGACACTTCCCGCGGCTCGTACTGGCTGGTACCACTGCCGTGGCGGAAAACCCGCTACAAGGAGGTTCCATGAAACTGTCCCGAATCGCGGCATATGCATGGGCGCTCGTGCTGGCTGTCGCGCTTTCCCTCACCGGGGCCGGCGTGGCGGCAGCGGCAACCCAGGCGGCCGGATCCCACTACGTGGCCCTCGGCGACTCGTACTCATCCGGTGTCGGTTCCGGTAGTTACGACAGTTCGAGCGGCAGCTGCAAGCGCTCCACCAAGGCCTATCCGGCCCTGTGGGCGGCGGCGCATTCACCCGCCTCGTTCAACTTCACCGCTTGCTCGGGCGCTCGTACGGGTGATGTGACGGGGAGCCAGCTCGGACCGCTCAGCTCCACCACCGACCTCGTCTCGATCACCATCGGAGGCAATGACGCCGGGTTCTCGGACGTCATGACCAACTGCGTCCTGTACTCGGAGTCCACCTGCCTCAGCAAGGTGGCGGCGGCCCGCGGTTACGTCGACTCGACGCTGCCGGGACTGCTCGACTCGGTGTACTCGGCGATCAGATCCAAGGCCCCCAACGCCCACGTCGTCGTCATCGGATACCCGCACTTCTACAAGATCGGCGGCAGCTGCATCGCGGGCCTCAGCGACAACTCCCGCTCGGCGATCAACGGCGCGGCCGACGAGCTCAACTCGGTGACCGCCAAGCGCGCCGCCGACCACGGCTTCAGCTTCGCGGACGTCGTGTCGGGCTTCACCAACCACGAGATCTGCTCCAGCAGCCCGTGGCTCAACAGCGTCGTATGGACCAACATCGGCGAGTCCTACCACCCCACCGCCGCCGGCCAGTCGGGCGCCTACCTGCCCGCCTTCACCCGCGCGGCCTGATCCCGCGCCCGACCCGGCGCGCGTGACGGCGCGCCCGATCCCGCACCATCCCATCCGATCCCGTCCGAGCCCCTCGGTCCCGCCCGTCCGGCCGTGCTCATCCGGCGGGCGGGGACGAAGCGCCCGTCGGAGTCGGTGACGGCGACGGTGACGAGGAGGGCCCGCCCGGCGGGGTCTCCTCGTCGCACGTCACCGCGTACGCGACCGCGTCGGACGCCCCCTTCACCGGTGCGCGCACCTCGACATGGACCTCGTTGGAGCCACCGCGCGCGGGCGACTCGGTGTGCGCCACCTGCCGGGTCCGCGGCCCGCCCGCGGCGAAGGAGAGCGTCTTCCACTCCGGGGCGGACGAGCGGCCGTCCCGGGTGACCCAGCGGTACTCCAGCTCCGCCGGCGTACGCCCCACGGTGAACGCGACGACCATCTCCGGCGCCGATGCCACCGGCGCCGGGCACGCGCCGCGGTACCGCGCGCGCACCACCTGGACGGCGAGCCGCACCGACTGGGCGGCCGGCGGCGCGGGCGAGGGGCTGCCGTCCGCGGTGCTCGCGGACGGGGAAGGGGCGGGCACGCTGCTTTCCGGCGTGCCGCCGGTCGCCCCGGCCGCCGACGGGGAGTGCGGCACGGAGGGGACGGGGGCGCCGCCCGTGGGTGAACCTCCCGACGCCGTGCCGGAGTTGTCGCGCACCAGCAGCCAGACGAGCCAGCCCAGCGCGCACAACAGGACCAGAGCCCCGGCCAGCAGAACGGTGCCGGTGTGCCGCGGCCCCGTACCGCCCCGGCCCGTCGCGGTCCTAGCGCCGACGGATGCGGCCCCGACGGACGCGGCCCCGGAGTGCGGCAGTACGGACGTCCGCGGGGCAGATGCCGGGACCGGGGCCGGCGGTGCGCCGGGAGGCCCGGTCACCACCGTCGTCGCCTCGGACCCGCCCACCGGCGTGCCGCCCGCCGCCACACGACGCAACCGGTGCTCGGCCTCGTCGGCCGGCAGCCGCTGCGCGGGATCCTTGCGCAGCAGCCCCTCGATCACGGGCGCGAGCGCTCCCGCCCGACGGGGCGGCGGCAACGCGTCGTCCACCACCGCCCGCAGGGTCGACAGCGGGGTGTCCAGCCGGAAGGGGGAGCGGCCCTCCACCGCCACGTACAGCAGCACCCCGAGCGACCACAGGTCCGACGCGGGGCCCGGTGTACGCCCCAACGCCCTTTCGGGGGCCAGGAATTCGGGCGATCCGACGACCTCCCCGGTCATCGTGAGCGTCTGGCTTCCCGCCACCGTCGCAATGCCGAAATCGGTCAGGACCACCCGCCCGTCGTCGGCGAGCAGCACATTGGCCGGCTTCACGTCGCGGTGCACCACCCCCGCCTCGTGGGCGGCCCGCAGCGCGGCGAGCACCTCGGCGCCGATGAGTGCGGCGCGCTGGGGGGCCAGCGGGCCCCGCGCCTCCAGCACGTCGGACAGGGCGAGCCCGCGCACCAGCTCCATGACGATCCACGGCCGTCCGTCCTCGGCCGCCACGTCGTACACCGTGACCACGTTGCGGTGCGAGATCCGCGCCGCGGCCCAGGCCTCGCGCTCCAGCCGCGCGTACAGCCGCCGTACCTCGGGGGTGTCGAGGGCCGCCGGGGCCCGGACCTCCTTGACGGCGACCTCGCGGCCCAGGACCTCGTCGCGCGCCCGCCACACCACGCCCATGCCGCCGCGGCCGAGAGGGGAGAGGAGCCGGTAGCGTCCCGCGATCAACCGCCGCTCAGTGCCCGGCACTTCGCTCACTCGCGGGCCTCCCGTCCGAGGCGGAGAAACCCTTCCACGTTAACCGAGGGCCATGCGGTTGCCGCCCCCTTGAACGGCATTGCACCGTCAGTGCGAACATGGGTCGCGACTGTGTGTGAGGGTCGGTCGTAGATCTGTCCGGCACTGTCCAACTCGCCCTGGAATCAGATGTATTCGGAGCGGTGTCGTCAACCTGCGCCCCCTCCAGGTGAATCGCGTCACCGGGATGCACACGTGTGAACCAGGGGCGATAGGGTTACCCTGCCCGGGGCCGGGTGCCCTCGTACGGGTGGGGAGTGACATGGAACAGATAACAGTGCGCAGCAGGGCGCGAGTGCCTGCGATCACCTGCGGAAGCGGCGCGACCAGCTCGCGGCTCGACCGCCATCTCTCGGTGCTCGGCGGTCCCGCCGTCCCGCAGCGCGAGGCGGCCGAGGCGACCCTGCTGATGCGGGAGCTGACCTCGCGTGACCTTGCGCACACCCGCAGGAGCAAGACCGCTCGCGTCTCGCTCTTCGCGCCACTGCGGCGGCTGCGCCGCTCGCTCTTCGGCAGCCGCGGCTGAACCCACTCCCGACATCACGCGCGCCGCGTTCAGGCGATCACGCCCTCCCTGCGCAACCCGGCCATCTGCTCGTCCGTCATTCCCAGGGCCCGCAGGGTTGCGCAGGTGTGCTCGCCGAGCGCGGGAACCGCACCCATCACAGCCTCCTGGCTGCCGCCCAGATTGATGGGCGGCAGCAGTGCCCGGAGCGGCCCCACCGGTGACCCGACCTCCCGCCACCGGCCGCGCGCCGCGAGCTGTGGATGCGCGGCGACCTCGCCGACCGTGTTGAGCCCGGCGCACGCGATCCCGGCCGCCTCCAGGCGCTCGACCGCCTCGGCCGCGGTCAGGCCGGCCAGGGCCCGTGCCACCACCTCGTCCGTCCTCGTCCGGTGCGCGACCCGGGCCGCGTTGGTGGCGAAGCCGGGATCGTGCGCCAACTCGGCGCGCTCCAGGACCAGTTCCGCCAGGCGCCGCCACTCGCGGTCGTTCTGGACCGACAGCAGTACCTGCCCGCCGTCGGCCGTCGTGTAGGCGTCGTACGGCGCGATCACGGCGTGCGCGAGCCCGGTGCGCGCCGGTTCGGTGCCTCCGTGCATCACATGGTGCAGCGGATGCCCGAGCCATTCGGCGAGCGCCTCCAGCATCGAGATCTCCACCGGCCCGCCGAGCCCCGTGGTGCCGCGCCGCACCAGGGCCGCCAGGACGCCCGAGAAGGCGTACATGGCGGCCGCGATGTCGGCGGCCGGGATTCCGGCCTTGACGGGCTGCTCGGGCGTCCCGGTGACCGACACGAGGCCCGCCTCGCACTGCACCAGCATGTCGTAGGCACGCTTGTGCGCGTACGGTCCCTCGGCGCCGTAGCCGGAGATGTCGACCGCCACGAGCCGCGGGTGGGCGGCGCACAGGGTGGCCGCGTCCAGGCCGAGCCGGGCGGCCGCGCCGTGCGCCAGGTTCTGCACGAACACATCGGCGCCCGCGACGAGTTGGCGCAGGATGTCGAGTCCCCTCGGGTCCTTGAGGTCGAGGGCCACCGACTCCTTGCCGCGGTTGCACCACACGAAGTGCGAGGCGAGACCCCGGGCCGCGGTGTCGTAGCGGCGGGCGAAGTCGCCGCCGTCGATGCGCTCGACCTTGATGACGCGGGCCCCGAGATCGGCGAGCTGCCGGGTCGCGAACGGCGCGGAAACGGCCTGTTCGACGGAGACGACGGTGATGCCTTCGAGGGGCAGCGGCTGAGTGCTCATGACAGCCGTACCTATCGTGCGCGGGCCGCTCTTGTCACCCCGTCACCACCAGGCGGGACGGCCGGCGGCCGGGAGGCGCGGCCGAGTGCGGTGCCGTGGGCGCCGCGCGTGCGTGCCGGTGTCCAAACAGGTGCGGAACGTGATTTTCTCCGGCGGAACGACGGGTAAATCTCACGATGTGAGACGTCGGTCGGGTGTGGCCATGAGGCGTCATGGCCACTGACCGCCATCCGGAGGCGTTGATCACCCCCTGTCCGGCCGACACGATGGAAGCCGTACTTCGCGGCAATCACATCGCTCTCACGTTCGGGGGAACATCATGGAGAAAGCTCTGCGCGTACGGATATGTACGGCCGCCGCATCCCTGGCGCTCGCGGTGGGAGCCGTGGCCGCGGGCCATGCCGTCGCTTCACCGTGGTCGCCCGCGGCCCCGCACGCCCTGGCCGACGGGCCGTCCGCCGCGGTGGCCGCCCCCGGGGACGACAACGGGTGGTGGTAGCCGCCCCGGCCACCTCGGACGTGCCCGTCGCCTCGGAGGTGCCCGTCGTCCTGGACGCGCCGGACGCGCCGGACGCGCCGGACGCCCCGGACGTCAACGTCGGCCTCGTCGGCTTCGGAGTGGCGGGGCGTCAGCACGCCGAGGCCCTGGCCGGCGTGAGGGGATTCCGGGTCGCCGCGGTGGTCGAGGCGAACGCGGGCCTGACGACGGGCTCGCTGCGGCGCCTTCCCTCGTGGGAGGTGCTGCTCGCCGACCCGGGCATCAACCTGGTGGGGCTCTGCCTGCCGCCCGGCGGCCGGGCGGCACTCGCCCTGGAGGCGCTGAAGGCCGGCAAGGCCGTCCTGCTGGAGGCTCCGCCCGCCCTCAGCGAGGGGGAGGTCGACCTCATGGTGGCCACGGCCGAGCAGGTCGGCAGACCCATCGGTGTCATGCTCCAGCACCGGCACCGGCTCCCGGAAGCCGTCCGTGCGGCCGACTGGTCCGCGCCCTCGGTCACGGCGACGCTCGAAGTGTCCCGGTTCCGGCCGCCGGCCCACTTCCACCGGGCCGGATGGCGCTCGGATCCGGCCTCGGCCCTGGGCGGCACGGCCGCCCACCTCGCCGTCCACTACGTGGATCTCGCCTGCCAACTCCTCGGCGCCCCCTCGGGTGTGTGGACCGCCCCGCTGCGGGAGGTGCGCCGGGGCATCGACACCCGCGTCACCGGCGTCGTCGAGTTCGTCAGCGGGGCCACCCTCTCCTTCACCGCGACCTCCGAGGCCGCCGCCTCCTCGGAACGCCTGAGGGTGCTCGGCCCCGACCACAGCCTGTCGGTCGACAACGGGACCGTCAGCGCGCGGATCGGTGACGCCGAGGGGGTCTGGCCCACCCTGCGGGGCCCTTCGCTGCGGCGGCTCGTCTACCAGGACATGGCCGAGGCCATGAGGTCGGGAGGCAGGCCACGCCGCAGCGATCTGGAAGGCGCACGCGCCGTGACCCGGATCCTGCGGGCGCTGCGCGCGTGAACCCGTCCGTGCCCGGCACTCCGAACAGTTCACCCTGCGAGGTTTCGTTGTTCGAGATCGGTCTCATCCACAACCACCCGCTCATCGAGTGGGCCGTCAGCCAAGCCCTCGCGGGAGCACAGGACATGTGCGTCCACGTGCTGAGCGCCGACCGTACCGGGCCTGCGGGGCAGGGCGCCCTGCCCGGCCGTCTGGACGTCCTGGTGATGGACCGGCCGCCCGGCCGGTCGCCGCTGGCCGAGGCCGCGGCGACCCGCGCGTCCTGCGTGCTGCTCATGTCCGCCACGGGCGCCGAGGGCGCGTACCCGGGGGTCAGCGGCTGGCTGTCCGAGCGGTCCGACCCGGTGGCCCTCGCGGCCGAGATCCGCGCGGCGGCCCGCCGCTCCCGCGCGGCGGCCGACCGCTCGCGCCGGGCACGGACCCGGCCCGCGAGCACCCCGGACGACGTCACGCTGCTCTCCGTCCGCGAGCACCAGGTGCTGCGCATGCTGGCCCGGGGCCTGACGCACGACCAGACGGCGCGCAGACTCGGCATCAGCTGTCACACCGTGGACACGTACGTCAAGCGGGTCCGCTGCAAGCTCGGCGTCGGCACCAAGGCGGAGCTGGTCAGGGCGGCGATGGCGTACGGCTGCGACTGACACCGCGCCCCGGCCGCCCCGCCGCCCCGCCGTCACGCCCTCACGCCCTCGGGCCCTCGGGCCTCGGGCCTCGTCCTTACGCCGTCACGTCGCCCCGGCCGCCGAGCGCAGCCGTTCGGCCCGGTCGGTCCGCTCCCAGGTGAAGTCGGGCAGCTCGCGGCCGAAGTGGCCGTAGGCGGCGGTCTGGGCGTAGATCGGCCGCAGCAGGTCCAGGTCCCTGATGATGGCCGCGGGGCGCAGGTCGAAGACCTCCGTCACGGCGTCCTGGATCCTCGCCACGGGCACGGTCTCGGTGCCGAAGGTCTCCACGAAGAGGCCGACCGGCTCCGCCGCCCCGATCGCGTACGCGACCTGCACCTCGGCCCGTCGCGCCAGCCCCGCCGCCACGATGTTCTTCGCCACCCAGCGCATCGCGTACGCGGCCGAACGGTCCACCTTCGAGGGGTCCTTGCCGGAGAACGCGCCGCCGCCGTGGCGGGCCATGCCGCCGTACGTGTCGATGATGATCTTGCGACCGGTGAGGCCGGCGTCGCCCATCGGGCCGCCGATCTCGAACCGGCCGGTCGGATTCACCAGGAGCCGGTAGCCCTCCGTCTCGATGCCGAGGCGGGCCAGCTCGGGCTCCACGACGCACTCGTGGACGTCCGGCACCAGGACCGAGTCGAGGTCGACGTCGGGGGCGTGCTGCGCGGACACCACGACGGTGTCGAGGCGGACCGGCCGGTCGCCGTCGTACTCGACGGTGACCTGCGTCTTGCCGTCCGGGCGCAGATAGGGGAGCGTGCCGTCCTTGCGCACGGCGGCCAGGCGCCGGGCCAGCCGGTGCGCCAGCATGATCGGCAGGGGCATCAGCTCAGGCGTCTCGTCGCAGGCGTAGCCGAACATCAACCCCTGGTCGCCTGCGCCCTGTTGGCTCAGCTCGTCCACGGCCGCGCCCGCACCGCCGGGGCCGCCCGTGGTGCGGGACTCGTACGCGCTGTCCACCCCCTGGGCGATGTCAGAGGACTGCGCCCCGATGGACACGGACACCCCGCAGGACGCGCCGTCGAAGCCCTGGAGCGAGCTGTCGTAGCCGATGTCCAGGATCCGGTCCCGCACGAGGGAGGCGATCGGCGCGAAGGCGGCGGTGGTCACCTCGCCCGCGACGTGCACGAGGCCCGTGGTGACGAGGGTTTCCACGGCGACCCGCGAGGCGGGGTCCTCCTTGAGCAGGGCGTCGAGAATGGTGTCGCTGATCTGGTCGGCGACCTTGTCGGGGTGCCCTTCGGTGACGGACTCCGAAGTGAACAGGCGTCTGGACACGGAACTCCTCTGGAGGCGTGATCGGTGGATCCGATCGGCGTACGAGAGCGGCCGGCGGCCGGGCCGGCCGTGGTCAGGAGCCGGAGCGGGCGGCGGCAGGCGGATCCGCCTGCCACACCTCCCCGCGCACCAGCAGTTCGCCTGGGACGGCCCGGCGCACGACGAGGTAGACCTCGTCGGCCGGCACGGACAGGACCGCGCTCAACTCGTCGCGCAGCAACCGCAACAGCCGTTCCACGCTCTCGCGCGGGTACGTCTCCTTGCAGGTGACGAAGCCGATGGGCGCGTGCGGTCCCGCGGATCCCGGCTGCCACTCGGCGCGGTGCACCGAGTCGGCGTCGAGCCGCTGCCAGAGCAGCCAGCAGTGCTCCTGCGGGATGCCGAGGAGCCCGGTGACGGCCTTGGCGAGCCGGGCGAGAGCCGGGCGTCCGGGGCTCGCATCGGGCGACATGAGGGTGATGACGGGCATGGGCGGGGGCCTCTCGGTGGTGGGTGCGTCGGGGCGCGCGGCGGGGGAGCCCGGCCGGGGTGAGGACGACCGCGGCGCGTGCAGTGGGCTGTGGTGCGCGGCGGTTGGGGGGCGGTGACACGTCAGGTGGAGCGGGTGCGGCGGGCACGCCCGGACGGCGGCCGCGGCGGCCGCGGTGGCCGGAGTGCGTCGGCACGGGTGGGTTCGGGCAGGTCGGGGCGGGCTCGGTCAGCCGGTGAGGGCGGCAAGGAGCAGCGAGCGGTCGACCTTGCCGTTGGCGGTGACCGGCAGCCGCTCGACCCGCTGGACGATGTCGGGAACGGCGTGCGGAGGCAGCACGTGCTGGAGCGAACGGCGTACCAGTTCGGGCGGCCCTGCCGCGTCGCCGTCGGCGGTGTAGAAGAGCGCGAGCCGGTCGTAGGTGCCCAGTTCGCCGGGGACCGGAACGGCCACACAGCCCGCGACGCCCGGCAGCGCGGCCGCATGGGCCTCGATCTCCTCCGGCTCGATGCGGTGCCCGCGGATCTTGACCTGCCGGTCCGTACGCCCGGTGAAGTGCAGGACCCCCTCGGCGTCGCGGAACCCGCGGTCGCCGGTCCGGTAGAGACGCA
Encoded here:
- a CDS encoding Gfo/Idh/MocA family protein, yielding MVVAAPATSDVPVASEVPVVLDAPDAPDAPDAPDVNVGLVGFGVAGRQHAEALAGVRGFRVAAVVEANAGLTTGSLRRLPSWEVLLADPGINLVGLCLPPGGRAALALEALKAGKAVLLEAPPALSEGEVDLMVATAEQVGRPIGVMLQHRHRLPEAVRAADWSAPSVTATLEVSRFRPPAHFHRAGWRSDPASALGGTAAHLAVHYVDLACQLLGAPSGVWTAPLREVRRGIDTRVTGVVEFVSGATLSFTATSEAAASSERLRVLGPDHSLSVDNGTVSARIGDAEGVWPTLRGPSLRRLVYQDMAEAMRSGGRPRRSDLEGARAVTRILRALRA
- a CDS encoding SGNH/GDSL hydrolase family protein — encoded protein: MKLSRIAAYAWALVLAVALSLTGAGVAAAATQAAGSHYVALGDSYSSGVGSGSYDSSSGSCKRSTKAYPALWAAAHSPASFNFTACSGARTGDVTGSQLGPLSSTTDLVSITIGGNDAGFSDVMTNCVLYSESTCLSKVAAARGYVDSTLPGLLDSVYSAIRSKAPNAHVVVIGYPHFYKIGGSCIAGLSDNSRSAINGAADELNSVTAKRAADHGFSFADVVSGFTNHEICSSSPWLNSVVWTNIGESYHPTAAGQSGAYLPAFTRAA
- the metK gene encoding methionine adenosyltransferase; amino-acid sequence: MSRRLFTSESVTEGHPDKVADQISDTILDALLKEDPASRVAVETLVTTGLVHVAGEVTTAAFAPIASLVRDRILDIGYDSSLQGFDGASCGVSVSIGAQSSDIAQGVDSAYESRTTGGPGGAGAAVDELSQQGAGDQGLMFGYACDETPELMPLPIMLAHRLARRLAAVRKDGTLPYLRPDGKTQVTVEYDGDRPVRLDTVVVSAQHAPDVDLDSVLVPDVHECVVEPELARLGIETEGYRLLVNPTGRFEIGGPMGDAGLTGRKIIIDTYGGMARHGGGAFSGKDPSKVDRSAAYAMRWVAKNIVAAGLARRAEVQVAYAIGAAEPVGLFVETFGTETVPVARIQDAVTEVFDLRPAAIIRDLDLLRPIYAQTAAYGHFGRELPDFTWERTDRAERLRSAAGAT
- a CDS encoding serine/threonine-protein kinase — protein: MSEVPGTERRLIAGRYRLLSPLGRGGMGVVWRARDEVLGREVAVKEVRAPAALDTPEVRRLYARLEREAWAAARISHRNVVTVYDVAAEDGRPWIVMELVRGLALSDVLEARGPLAPQRAALIGAEVLAALRAAHEAGVVHRDVKPANVLLADDGRVVLTDFGIATVAGSQTLTMTGEVVGSPEFLAPERALGRTPGPASDLWSLGVLLYVAVEGRSPFRLDTPLSTLRAVVDDALPPPRRAGALAPVIEGLLRKDPAQRLPADEAEHRLRRVAAGGTPVGGSEATTVVTGPPGAPPAPVPASAPRTSVLPHSGAASVGAASVGARTATGRGGTGPRHTGTVLLAGALVLLCALGWLVWLLVRDNSGTASGGSPTGGAPVPSVPHSPSAAGATGGTPESSVPAPSPSASTADGSPSPAPPAAQSVRLAVQVVRARYRGACPAPVASAPEMVVAFTVGRTPAELEYRWVTRDGRSSAPEWKTLSFAAGGPRTRQVAHTESPARGGSNEVHVEVRAPVKGASDAVAYAVTCDEETPPGGPSSSPSPSPTPTGASSPPAG
- a CDS encoding helix-turn-helix transcriptional regulator, giving the protein MFEIGLIHNHPLIEWAVSQALAGAQDMCVHVLSADRTGPAGQGALPGRLDVLVMDRPPGRSPLAEAAATRASCVLLMSATGAEGAYPGVSGWLSERSDPVALAAEIRAAARRSRAAADRSRRARTRPASTPDDVTLLSVREHQVLRMLARGLTHDQTARRLGISCHTVDTYVKRVRCKLGVGTKAELVRAAMAYGCD
- a CDS encoding CaiB/BaiF CoA transferase family protein, with translation MSTQPLPLEGITVVSVEQAVSAPFATRQLADLGARVIKVERIDGGDFARRYDTAARGLASHFVWCNRGKESVALDLKDPRGLDILRQLVAGADVFVQNLAHGAAARLGLDAATLCAAHPRLVAVDISGYGAEGPYAHKRAYDMLVQCEAGLVSVTGTPEQPVKAGIPAADIAAAMYAFSGVLAALVRRGTTGLGGPVEISMLEALAEWLGHPLHHVMHGGTEPARTGLAHAVIAPYDAYTTADGGQVLLSVQNDREWRRLAELVLERAELAHDPGFATNAARVAHRTRTDEVVARALAGLTAAEAVERLEAAGIACAGLNTVGEVAAHPQLAARGRWREVGSPVGPLRALLPPINLGGSQEAVMGAVPALGEHTCATLRALGMTDEQMAGLRREGVIA